Within the Glycine max cultivar Williams 82 chromosome 12, Glycine_max_v4.0, whole genome shotgun sequence genome, the region ATTTTACGTTTATGTAAGAATTGGTAAGATTTTCTTAAAGGAAAACAtgatatattttctttgttggaaattttaaaaattatgagtaATGTATATGTATTTACTATCTTTTTGTGTTACGGATAATTTTAGAAGGAATTAGGTCACTGTCTGAGTGCGTTTTCACGAATTGAGTGCTTTTGTTTGGTTCAATTTATGCAATttgcttaaattttaaataacctacataatttgaaagtttattaacttttttttctttcacttgaGTAATTTCATTGAAGTTAGATTATTGCTCTTATCTAATGATAAATTTGTCTATTCCATTCATAGATGTTAGAAAgaagtttgtctttttaatttgattttactttTGTAAATAGATCTTTTCAAGTTGTTATTACTGCACCgtaatttaaagtttaataagATTAAGTAATACCTTTTGGGAGGAAATAgaatagagaaataaaaaataaaattagaaacttaATAGAAAAGAGGATATCtttcttaaaaaagtaattattgttCAAGGGTAAAGactcaaatttacaatttaaaataGACACGCATGAAGAGTTAAAGTgattagtttgaaaaaaaattaaatttattttgaaaaacatattaaatttatgaaacaataacattgtaaatttttgtgataaaaaattagataataaattcttaataaatacccattaaaaataaatggagTGACCGTCAAGGAGGTTTATTAGTTGTATATGAAAATGTAAGAATGACTAAATATTAATTCAGAGAGCAATCTACaatatataattacttaaatgggttgtttgtttttaattttgtgggTCTTATAATTTCACATAGATTTAaacactttttataaaaatttgtttaaatacaAAGGTTTATAAAATGAGTATTTAACTGAATTTTATAGATTTCATAatgctttaaaaatatttttttatataaatttgattaaacAACTCTTTGTCATCTGCTTTAGTAGAAAAAAAGTTAGGCAATGCTATTAAGAAATGGGATAGAGagactatttatttaataaatcatgTTGACTAGACATTtaatagaaaatgaattttaaatgcatatttattattagatattaaaacaacaataataagtTTTAGGCaaaattgcacttttggtcCCCTAGTTTTACTCTAATTTCGCATTTGGTCTTCcgataatttaattcataaatttggTCCTCGTTTTTATAAATTCCTGCAATTTTGGTCCTAGACGGCCCAATCGAACGCTGATCGTTAACCTTAGAcgttgactgtcacgtgtcaacGTCTGAGAGACATATTGAAACTGCTTGCGTTTTTGCGTTTTACCTATctgtggtaaaaaaaaatttacactaaaaaaccctaaaaccaaTTTATTTCCAAATCCCTAACCCTAAAACCAAATTAGAATTCAAAGGGTATCCAATTCCATTTCGCTTGTCGGGGAAAATCATGAAAACCCAACCTGCAAAAACCCCAATAGTTGTGGGGAGCACCTGAAGCAGACTTTTCTGAGTAACCTCAAAATCGGGGTAGAAGCAGTGCACAGTGTTGCTATCCACGATAGTCATTCTAACCCCATACCCACCAACAACTATGAACACAAGAACAACAATGAACACAAAATAGAATCACGAAGGTTGCAAAAACCATGAACGGTTGAAGTTCAAATGGGAATGTGCGTGGGAGAAAAGCTTAGATTTGAAACAAAGAAACtcaaatctgaaaaaaaaaatgtttagatCTGAACAAGAAAAATTAGATCTTGCGCATGTTGGTTAGCTGAGGATGTGTTGTAGCTCTTTATGGTTGCGCTCATCGTTGGTAACGAAGAAGCTGAGAGAGAGGTGGCGGTGGTGATGGAGAGAGGGGACGATGGAGTAGACTGTAGTTTGGATTTTTTCCGAGGAACCTGTGGcagaggcggtggtggtggaagagggAGGAGGGAGGTGGCAGTGGTGATGGAGAGAGAGGGGACGATGGAGTAGATTTTTTGTTTGGAGAGGAGGGAGGTGGTGATGGTGATGGAGGGAGAGGGGACGATGGAGTAGACtgtagtttggatttttttctGAGGAACCTGTGGcggaggcggtggtggtggaggagggaGGTGGCAGTGGTGATGGAGAGAGAGGGGGCGATGGAGTAGATTTTTGGTTTGGAGAGGAGGGAGGTGGCGGTGGTGATGGAGGGAGAGGGGACGATGGAGTAGACTGTAGTTtggatttttagggtttttttagtgtaaaagaaaaatttaccATAGATGGGTAAAACGCAAAAAATGCAAGTAGTTTCAATGTGTCTCTCAGATgttgacacgtgacagtcaacgTCTGAGGTTAACGGTCAATGTTCGATTGGGTCGTCCATGACCAAAATTGCAAGAATTTATAAAAATggggaccaaatttgtgaattaaattatcagGGAACCAAATGcgaaattggagtaaaactgGAGGACCAAAAGTACAATTTTGTCTAAGTTTTAATATgtcattaataaatttttgaattattgcatttattaatttattattatgtgaccatttattatatttatgatttttacttgttagaagtaaaaacaaaattaaatgatatgtaataattgtttagtttatttataatttttttatccgtaaaaataaaaaaataacaaaaaaatttacaacaactaatatatttaatcaattgagctaaattttattaacttaatttatctattgaaaatatttataatatgtcTTTGGATGATAAATCAAACATACACTCAGTTATGCGTGTTAAACAAACTCTTTATCATGTACTCGTAATCATGAACGTCCATTATTACATTTTGTTATCTCCACTACGACGTTAATATACCCATTTGCACACTTATACagtattaaatacaaaagtatATAGTTCCcgtgaaaaaagaaatataattttttttacaggaaaaaagaaatacagTATCATGCTTATTAATTGCCGGAGATGatctttcaacaaaaaaaaaaaatattgccgGAGATGCATAGATTAGGGTTTCTTTTTCCTGTCGGCGATGGATGATGTTAAGAGCTAGCAGTGCCCAACGCACAAACGGCAAATTTATAAGTGTCGTAATTTTTGTTCGACATTATTAATTGGAgtcatttataaataattatctattttaaaataagttgtaatatatattacaaattttattatttttattttttaaactgaagtcaaaaaaatttatacgactttatttaatttttttaatttatgactttaaagttgtaaatatttttttatgaaagttgtaactatttttttttataactttaaagttataaagcttttgctttttaaaagttgtaaataaatatatgacttttaatttttgttgttttatgttatttttttaaattgtaatattttatttaatatattttgtgtatgtaatattttatatagttttttagtAATGTCAAgggattttatttgttttgtaaatgaaaataataatgcaaaatttaagtattttatattatttttttcatttacaaaaaaAGTTCCTTAACATtagtaaaagaatatataaaatattaaatataaaaaatataataaataaaacaatattacaaaatatataaaatattaaataacacaatataaaaacatataaaaatattaaataaaagtaaaaaacatttatttattaaataattaaattaaaaaatttatttacattttaaaaaaattaacataaaacaaaaaataagaagttatatatttatttacgacttttaataataaaaaaattataacttcaaATTCgtaaactaaaagaaaataatagctAGTAAAAATTTTTACgacttccattaaaaaaaataaaaatcataacaaaAGTTACGATTTTCAACTCAAGAGTCATAACGATTTACCTCAAAATgagtaaaaattcaaaaaaaatctgaattactaaggggggtgtattggattgggattttgagagaatattttgacaaaaataatcttgaagattttaaaagattatgtgggattgtattgattttgtgggattttaaaagattttttttaaaagactttttacaaTCAGGATTCTTAACCcaagattttaatggatttctaacacagatttttaagatttcaaggtactttatggatttttaagattttgaaagattaatacattttaaacaaaaaaataacggaagttacaaaagtgaatgaaaaagatgataaataaattataatgtttgaataaagaaaataaaaacgatagaaattttaaaccttttaataacaaagtcattattgcctaaaaaaataataacaaagtgaTTCTCACTTCATGTTCGCCTAATTATTAGCATTTCTCCACATATCTGAACCTATATTAGTCCTCCATATATTAGCATCTCCTCGTTCCTGCTCTTGTGTTTGAACAATGGGTTCATGATCATAGTCTTCGGAATTTGGTAACACTGAAGATGAAGACTCGTCAGTAGGTTCCACTGGAAATTGAACGACATTCTTTGCGAAGAAAATTATGAAGTGCTGCACATGCCAACACAAGCTCTGCTTGTGTTTTAAATAGAAATGGAGGTGCTGACTTAAAAATTGTGAACCGCGATTTAAAAATACCAAATATCCTCTCAATCACATTCCTTAAGGATGCATGCCGAAGATTAAataattccttttcattttcaggGTCATTACCGTGACCTGCAAAATCTTGTAGATGATATCGTACACCTCGATATGGGGCTAAAAATTTGCGTCGATTAGGAAATCCACAATCCACCAGATAATACTTACCTTGGGGCACTTTAAGTCCATTCTTCCTTGCCAAAGCATCACTTAACACCTTGGAATCATGTGCTGAACCCTCCCACCCGCTAAGAACGTACATGAATTTAGTTTTTGCATTGAGTTGAGGAAGTATTATTCGTTCTACATTTTGTTTGCTAAGTGACCCATTGGCATCACGCAATCCCCTATTCATAGCATCCACCAAGAGGTGCAACAACTCATTGGTATCCTCCATAGTCCAAGATACATAATTATCTTTGTCTCTACTCTttcctttgttattttcttgtgaaTCCCCCCATTTGAtcgctaatatatatataagaaactagttatttgacaaaaatagttattgtttcctAATTGTCAAAAGTATAGTGACTATATCCCGAATAATATACAATTCaatagaaaaatcaataaaaaactacctaataataaaataagggtCATGCTAACATGCGCACTTAGGGCACATGTTAAGGATACTTCCAATAGTAACTATGtcttaaaaacaacaattttttacttttaaaaaagtaaattgcacaactttcaatacaaaatttctatacataatacactaacaagtgtcttaagggcacatgttagcattttccataaaaataatactcatatatcataaaatcatttaaaaaaaaaactattaacaaaataacaataataataacacaataacaattaaaaaattattaacacaataataataataataacacgctgtcaaaaaaataataataacacattaataattaacattttaataataacacaagaaaataataataataataatggacgttgtaaaaaaacaagttgaagaaacagaaaaaaaaagagttttttattttgatttgcatatacagtactaaaaaaaaagtaatatgaaATCTTGATGCATATCAATTGCCATTCTTTTGATGCATATTCATTGCCTGGACGTTGAAAACAATATGAATACGAAATCTTGAAGCATATACAGCacccttttcttttgatttgcgtaatatacatatagtatgaacaatattgactatcgattgccattaaaaaaataggtaaaattgattgaaaagttgTAAGAGAATGAACCTGGTAGTGGTTTGTGTCTTGTTCGGCaggagaagaaaaagtctttggaagattatgaaaagtctcaagggtttgggtgagattgttggaggagtattttatgtgtatttctaactaaaaagtctctcaaaatccattccacaaaagaatccatcaaaatctatttacttttgaataccAAAAGACATGTTAAAAGTGGTAAGAAATCTCAATTGAATACCAACAGATTTTGTTgccctgaaaaaaaaatctttattgtcttaattgaataccacaagatttgtttatattttataaaattcttgATTAAATACCACAAgactttttaatcataaaaaaatcttttaaaatccttggaaatcttaatccaatacaaaaaaattataacttcaaATTCgtaaactaaaagaaaataatagctAGTAAAAATTTTTACgacttccattaaaaaaaataaaaatcataacaaaAGTTACGATTTTCAACTCAAGAGTCATAACGATTTACCTCAAAATgagtaaaaattcaaaaaaaatctgaattactaattttaaaaagattagCCACTTATTAAATTGGCCCCAAATTGTCCTCTATTGCACCAAAATAAATCTGAATTCTTATACCATAAATCAGGTTGAGTGAGACCCACAAAATAGGAAACCGAACCGAAGAAGGGTCCCCGAAGGTGAATATCTCCATTTTTTTCTCTGTACAAGGTTAGTAGTAATCATAGTTTTATTTGCTTACGTTACACACCCTTCATACATGCCTCAAGTCAAAAGTGGAACCTTCCTAGTACCAGTACAGCAGGAATAGAAAAACACTGACAGAAAAATGCCGCAACTCAGACCGTGATCTGTAGTTTATTTGTAATCTACCTCATGAGAATCTTTAGGAGGGTCTCCTAGaataacaaaagtaaaataattaattatatattgtttagatgttttaatttgattatttaagcctgaaactttggttattaaaaattatttgagtcACGGCTAATTAAAGTTGTCACCACAACtatatcaaatttaatcatTGATGTTGAATTTAAGTATTAAATATACGtctatgttaaataattaaaagaaataaaaattgattcattCATTCAGTGAgtgcatgaaaaatattttattgaaagaaaaaaaaattcatttttattatatttatacttcACAAAATTAGTCTCGTACTTCcgactataataataataatgagagatttattgtttataataattctaCATATAAtctctaaataaaataaatataagtccactgaaaaaataatacaaaatattaaataaatatattttattatattttatacatttattttattttttaaaaactaacaataataattaatgaataaataatatatgtattagCAATGTAAAATTTGTTGACATTGTTAAATAACAAACTATTATAtaggataaaattattaatttttataatgattacgttaaaaatttatattaaagataattttttattaattaaaagtgtaaaataattaaaagaaaaaattaaaaataaaaataaatttgaatttaatagaCATGGATATAAAACAATCATCGTTTACTTTGTATATAGAGTTATATTTAAAAGACAACATAAAACACCTTTATATTGTAtacatgtattatttatttgatatatattttattacattaattttattaaactctttttttttaattgaattatgaattttataaaatacataaaaatgtaaagagttttatattataatttcaaatagagatatacaataaattaaataaattttataataattactttaaaattataaaataacttctACAtagttgaaaatattaaaatcatatcTGAAATTATTTCTGGATTGAAAATATACAAGTATAAAATCTATTATCTCATGACgtgtcattttattttcttcttttctatctCTTCCCATTATTCCAATTATCACAACTTTAACCATTagtcaactaaaaaaaaaaactttaacaaTTAGTCTAGTGGGGAGTCTCCTCCACTGTACCAATGTCTGCAACTCCAAAAATCTTTGCATTCCCACATCATCAAATTTTGCATACATGTCTGAACACATcgagaataaatttttattatattaattcatttttctttctttctctacaGCCTCCCAAGGAGAAGGAAATCAACATATATAGCCGGAAATTAACACATAAATAAATAGTAGGAgtagtatataattatataatacaaTAAGAAAACCAAGaacgaaaatgaaaataattaatctagagaaaaagggaaaaaaaaaatagagagccAAAGACTCAAAGCCATAGAGCTCCTGCTTCTTTGAGAATTGGAACCAATTCCCCTGAAATATGAGTAGCCATTACCTTATCCAATCCCCCAAACAATTTGCCACCAATAAAAACTGCTGGAAATTGCATCTTATTCCCTCCATTATTGGCACCCACAATTGCTTCCAATTCTCTAACAACACCCACTTCATCACTCTCCTCCACCTCGTGCACCGCAGGGTTCACCCCAAGACCCAGCAGCAATCGCTTCACAACATGGCTCATGCAACAACCACGCCTAGCGAAGACTATAATCGCGCTCTCTAAGACCATGTTGGGCACCATTTTGGAGGAAACAAAGAAAGGATTATCACTATTATGGATGTTGTTATTCGGTTCCGAACCAATATCGTCTTTTAGAGATAATTCTGTTGTAGACACTGTGGAAAAGGTTACTAATGTGTGTGGGCTAATTGTGAAGTGAGTGGTGTTGGCGTTGGTGGGTGTGATGAGAGGTTGCCATGACCTATAAGGAATTGCTTGTTGCatggtgttttaattttttttttagtgaatgaATGATTGCattggttgagagagagagagagagagggaagaagaggtgtgtgtgtttgtgtggtTTGAGGTTGTTGGATTTTGGTTATGGGGGGTGAATATAAATGGGGAAGGGGAGAGTGGGGGGTGAGTGGTTGATGATTTGAAAGGGTCATTAACTCGTAAGGTCAACTGCAAATAAATAAgacgtattttattttattttt harbors:
- the LOC100306716 gene encoding thioredoxin-like superfamily protein is translated as MQQAIPYRSWQPLITPTNANTTHFTISPHTLVTFSTVSTTELSLKDDIGSEPNNNIHNSDNPFFVSSKMVPNMVLESAIIVFARRGCCMSHVVKRLLLGLGVNPAVHEVEESDEVGVVRELEAIVGANNGGNKMQFPAVFIGGKLFGGLDKVMATHISGELVPILKEAGALWL